The DNA region GGCCGGTCTGGTGATGGGCAAACACCGTGAAGCCGACCTGTCCCTGAAGCGTGTGAAAACCATGCTAAACGACAAAGGCTACCAGGAAGTGATCACCTACAGCTTTGTTGATCCTAAGCTGCAGCAGCTGATCCATCCGGGCCAGGAGGCGCTGATCCTGCCAAGCCCAATTTCCAGCGAAATGTCCGCGATGCGTCTGTCCCTGTGGACGGGGCTGCTGGGCACAGTTGTTTACAACCAGAATCGTCAGCAAAACCGCGTGCGAATTTTCGAAAGCGGTTTGCGCTTTGTACCGGATAATCAGGCAAATTTAGGCATCCGTCAGGATCTCATGCTGGCTGGCGCCATCAGCGGAAACCGCTATGAAGAGCACTGGGACCTGGCAAAAGGCACGGTTGATTTCTACGATATGAAGGGCGACCTGGAAGCGATTCTGGATCTGACCGGTAAATTATCCGAAATTGAATTCCGCGCAGAAGCCATTCCGGCTCTGCATCCGGGCCAGAGTGCAGCCATCTATTTAGACGGCAAACGCGTTGGTTTCATTGGGGTTGTTCACCCTGAGCTGGAGCGTAAGCTGGACCTGAACGGCCGTACCATCGTGTTCGAGCTGGAATGGAGCCCGGTAGCAGACCGCGTGATTCCTCAGGCTCAGGACGTCTCCCGCTTCCCTGCAAACCGCCGTGATATCGCGGTTGTGGTCGCGGAAAACGTGCCTGCAGCAGATATTTTGGCCGAATGTAAGAAAGTTGGCGTAAATCAGGTAGTTGGCGTAAACTTATTTGACGTGTACCGCGGCAAGGGCGTAGCTGAAGGTTTCAAGAGCCTCGCTATTAGCCTTATCCTTCAGGATACCAGCCGTACACTCGAAGAAGAGGAGATTGCCGCTACCGTCGCCAAATGTGTAGAGGCATTAAAAGAGCGATTCCAGGCATCATTGAGGGATTGAACCTATGGCGCTTACAAAAGCTGAAATGTCAGAATATCTGTTTGATAAGCTTGGGCTTAGCAAACGGGATGCCAAAGAGCTGGTAGAGCTGTTTTTCGAAGAGATCCGTCGTGCTCTGGAAAATGGTGAGCAGGTAAAACTCTCCGGTTTTGGCAATTTTGATTTGCGAGACAAAAACCAACGTCCGGGCCGCAACCCGAAGACGGGGGAAGATATTCCCATTACAGCCCGCCGCGTGGTGACCTTCAGACCCGGCCAGAAGTTAAAAAGCCGCGTCGAAAACGCAACGCCCAAAGCAGAGTAATATGAACTAACCAAAAAGGCCGCCCACGCGGCCTTTTTTCTTTGCGCTCTCCGGCAAACCCGCCGTAAAATCAATGATATCTCACGCTACTATAGCCTTACTCATGCTTGATTATGCCCATCTACAGTACCGTTCCGATCGGCGTCGCCTGCTTTTGCTGGTGCTGTTACTTATTGCCGCCGCGGCCGTGAGCCTCTGCGCCGGAGACAGATGGATTGGGCCTGAAAGCTGGTGGGGGCCTGACGGGCAGCTCTTCGTCTGGCAAATTCGCCTCCCGCGCACCGTCGCGGTGGTACTGGTCGGTGCCGCGCTGGCGCTGTGCGGCACCATTATGCAGGCGTTGTTTGAAAACCCTCTGGCAGAGCCCGGCCTGCTCGGCGTGTCGAACGGTGCAGGCGTGGGGCTGATTGCGGCGGTGATGCTGGGCGGGGGAGAACTTTCCGGATGGAGCATTAGCCTGAGCGCCATTCTCGGCGCACTGCTGATCACCGCGATCCTGCTTCGCTTCGCCAGACGACACCTGTCGACCAGCCGCCTGCTGCTTGCCGGCGTGGCGCTGGGGATTATCTGCAGCGCGCTGATGACCTGGGCGGTCTACTTCTCTACCGCCTTTGACCTGCGTCAGCTGATGTACTGGATGATGGGCGGCTTTGGGGGCGTTGACTGGCACCAGGGCTGGCTGATGGCGCTGCTGGTACCGGCCATCGTATGGGCGGCCCTGCAGGCGCAGCCGCTGAATATGCTCGCGCTGGGTGAAACCTCTGCCCGCCAGCTCGGCATGCCGATTGGGTTCTGGCGTAACGTGCTGGTGATCGTCATTGGCTGGCTGGTCGGCGTCAGCGTGGCGCTGGCGGGCGCGATCGGCTTTATCGGGCTGGTTATACCCCACATGCTGCGCCTGTGTGGCCTCACGGACCATCGAACCCTGCTTCCGGCCTCTGCGGTGGCCGGAGCCGTCACGCTGCTGGTGGCCGATATCATCGCCCGGCTTGCCCTGACGGCCGCGGAGCTGCCGATTGGCGTGGTTACCGCCACGCTGGGCGCGCCGGTGTTTATCTGGCTACTATTAAAGTCCGGACGTTAAAAAACGACCTGTAAAACAACCAGAGGGAATGCTATGCAGTCAGATATCCTGAATACCGAAGTGACCACCATTGACGGCGAGAAAACTACGCTGGAAGGCTACAGAGGCAAGGTGTTGCTTATCGTCAACGTGGCATCCAAATGCGGCCTGACGCCGCAGTACGAGCAGCTGGAAAATATTCAGAAGGCCTGGGAGAAAGACGGTTTCACCGTGCTGGGCTTCCCGTGCAACCAGTTCCTCGGCCAGGAGCCGGGCAGCGAAGAGGAGATCAAAACCTTCTGCAGCACTACCTATGGCGTGACGTTCCCGATGTTCAGCAAAATTGACGTCAACGGCGAGGACCGCCATCCCCTGTATGCGAAGCTGATCGCTGCCGCTCCTAAGGCCGTTGCGCCGGAAGACAGCGGTTTTTATGAACGTATGGCCAGCAAAGGTCGCGCGCCGCTTTACCCGGACGATATCCTGTGGAATTTTGAGAAATTCCTGATTGGTCGCGACGGTCAGGTCGTTCAGCGTTTTTCGCCGGATATGACGCCTGAAGATCCGATCGTCATGGAGTCGATCAAGCTGGCGCTGGCAAAATAATGTCATTGCTGATGCAGCTCACGGACGTTGCCGAGAGGGGACGTCTGGAGCCGATAACCGGTACCGTCAATGCGGGAGAGATCCTGCATCTTGTCGGGCCAAACGGTGCAGGGAAGAGCACGCTGCTGGCGCGGATGGCGGGCATGACCGACGGAGAAGGGCAGATAACGCTGCTGGAGCATACGCTTGCCGACTGGTCACCGGTCTCTCTGGCGCATCGGCGCAGCTACCTCGTACAGCAGCAGGTGCCGCCCTTTGCGATGCCGGTCTGGCACTATCTGATGCTGCATCTGCATGACAAACAGCAGACGGCGCTGCTGACGGACGTGGCGGCGGCCCTTGGGCTGCAAGATAAACTCTCCCGGCATGCCAGCCAGCTTTCCGGCGGAGAGTGGCAGCGGGTGC from Enterobacter chengduensis includes:
- the ihfA gene encoding integration host factor subunit alpha, encoding MALTKAEMSEYLFDKLGLSKRDAKELVELFFEEIRRALENGEQVKLSGFGNFDLRDKNQRPGRNPKTGEDIPITARRVVTFRPGQKLKSRVENATPKAE
- a CDS encoding glutathione peroxidase, which gives rise to MQSDILNTEVTTIDGEKTTLEGYRGKVLLIVNVASKCGLTPQYEQLENIQKAWEKDGFTVLGFPCNQFLGQEPGSEEEIKTFCSTTYGVTFPMFSKIDVNGEDRHPLYAKLIAAAPKAVAPEDSGFYERMASKGRAPLYPDDILWNFEKFLIGRDGQVVQRFSPDMTPEDPIVMESIKLALAK
- the btuD gene encoding vitamin B12 ABC transporter ATP-binding protein BtuD, which translates into the protein MSLLMQLTDVAERGRLEPITGTVNAGEILHLVGPNGAGKSTLLARMAGMTDGEGQITLLEHTLADWSPVSLAHRRSYLVQQQVPPFAMPVWHYLMLHLHDKQQTALLTDVAAALGLQDKLSRHASQLSGGEWQRVRLAAVIVQIHPAGNPHGRMLLLDEPMSGLDVAQQAALDKLLSALSQKGIAVVMSSHDLNHTLRHAHRVWLLSQGNMIASGARDRVLTPPNLARAYNMSFRRLDIEGHKMLISTGQT
- the btuC gene encoding vitamin B12 ABC transporter permease BtuC, encoding MLDYAHLQYRSDRRRLLLLVLLLIAAAAVSLCAGDRWIGPESWWGPDGQLFVWQIRLPRTVAVVLVGAALALCGTIMQALFENPLAEPGLLGVSNGAGVGLIAAVMLGGGELSGWSISLSAILGALLITAILLRFARRHLSTSRLLLAGVALGIICSALMTWAVYFSTAFDLRQLMYWMMGGFGGVDWHQGWLMALLVPAIVWAALQAQPLNMLALGETSARQLGMPIGFWRNVLVIVIGWLVGVSVALAGAIGFIGLVIPHMLRLCGLTDHRTLLPASAVAGAVTLLVADIIARLALTAAELPIGVVTATLGAPVFIWLLLKSGR